One Setaria italica strain Yugu1 chromosome II, Setaria_italica_v2.0, whole genome shotgun sequence DNA segment encodes these proteins:
- the LOC101782356 gene encoding GLABRA2 expression modulator, producing MQPAARSWSSPPAATEASPYAMPSPVQPASSNGTKEAVKNALSRWGRKVGEATRKAEDLSRNTWQHLRTAPSIGEAAVARIAQGTKVLAEGGHDKIFRRAFSAPPDEQLRKSYACYLSTAAGPVMGILYLSTARVAFCSDSPLSYDAGGGDRTEWSYYKVAIPLHRLRAASASASELKPAEKFIQLVSADKHEFWFMGFVNYDGAVAHLQEALSGFHNLQAL from the exons ATGCAGCCGGCCGCGAGAAGttggtcgtcgccgccggcggcaacgGAGGCCAGCCCTTACGCGATGCCTTCGCCTGTACAGCCGGCGTCGTCCAACG GCACCAAGGAGGCGGTGAAGAATGCGCTGTCGCGGTGGGGGCGGAAGGTCGGGGAGGCGACCAGGAAGGCCGAGGATCTGTCGCGCAACACTTGGCAGCACT TGAGGACGGCGCCAAGCATcggggaggcggccgtggcgaggaTCGCGCAGGGGACCAAGGTGCTGGCGGAAGGCGGCCACGACAAGATATTCCGGCGGGCCTTCAGTGCCCCGCCGGACGAGCAGCTCCGCAAGTCCTACGCCTGCTACCTCTCCACGGCCGCCGGCCCGGTGATGGGCATCCTCTACCTCTCCACGGCCAGGGTCGCCTTCTGCAGCGACAGCCCCCTGTCctacgacgccggcggcggtgacagGACGGAATGGAGCTACTACAAG GTGGCGATTCCTCTGCACCGGCTGAGGGCGGCCAGCGCGTCGGCGAGCGAGCTCAAGCCCGCAGAGAAGTTCATCCAGCTGGTGTCGGCGGACAAGCACGAGTTCTGGTTCATGGGGTTCGTCAACTACGACGGCGCGGTAGCGCACCTCCAGGAAGCGCTGAGCGGCTTCCATAACTTGCAGGCCCTTTGA
- the LOC101782763 gene encoding zinc-finger homeodomain protein 1: protein MDFDDHDDGDEEMAPMPVSSSYETPAQAAGFGGGVAPPRPPGEPVPRAKAPGGGGGGRYRECLKNHVVGIGGHAVDGCGEFMAAGEEGTLDALRCAACNCHRNFHRKESPTAEGSPISPAALVAYGATPHHQFSPYYRTPAGYFHHHHGQPLHMAAAAAAAAGHAPRPLALPSTSHSGRDEGDDLSGMAGPMSAMGPLSGMSLGGAGPSGSGGSGSGKKRFRTKFTQEQKDRMLAFAERVGWRIQKHDEAAVQQFCDEVGVKRHVLKVWMHNNKHTLGKKP, encoded by the coding sequence ATGGACTTCGACGACCACgatgacggcgacgaggagatGGCGCCGATGCCGGTGAGCTCCAGCTACGAGACCCCGGCGCAGGCAGCTgggttcggcggcggcgtggcgccgccCAGGCCGCCCGGCGAGCCCGTCCCCCGCGCCAAGgccccgggcggcggcggcggcgggaggtacCGCGAGTGCCTCAAGAACCACGTCGTCGGCATCGGCGGCCACGCCGTGGACGGGTGCGGCGAGTtcatggccgccggcgaggagggcaCGCTCGACGCGCTCCGCTGCGCCGCGTGCAACTGCCACCGCAACTTCCACCGCAAGGAGTCCCCGACCGCCGAGGGCTCGCCCATCTCCCCCGCCGCGCTGGTCGCCTACGGCGCCACGCCGCACCACCAGTTCTCGCCCTACTACCGCACCCCGGCCGGGtacttccaccaccaccacggccagcCGCTCCAcatggccgcggccgccgccgcggcggcggggcacgcGCCGAGGCCGCTGGCGCTGCCGTCCACCTCCCACAGCGGGCGCGACGAGGGCGACGACCTGTCCGGGATGGCCGGGCCCATGTCCGCCATGGGCCCGCTGAGCGGCATGTCCCTGGGCGGCGCGGGGCCCTCCGGCTCGGGCGGGTCCGGGTCCGGCAAGAAGCGGTTCCGCACCAAGTTCACGCAGGAGCAGAAGGACAGGATGCTGGCGTTCGCGGAGCGCGTGGGGTGGCGCATCCAGAAGCACGACGAGGCCGCCGTGCAGCAGTTCTGCGACGAGGTCGGCGTCAAGCGCCACGTGCTCAAGGTGTGGATGCACAACAACAAGCACACCCTCGGCAAGAAGCCGTAG